In Erigeron canadensis isolate Cc75 chromosome 7, C_canadensis_v1, whole genome shotgun sequence, one DNA window encodes the following:
- the LOC122607143 gene encoding DNA (cytosine-5)-methyltransferase 1-like — translation MARKKQNPSSDIASTSPSSAPLRRSNRNYSEPKKPKIEVNDKNVNEESRFIGNPVPDDEARRRWPYRYLSNDKTVAAVSVEASKGTEPPKEFIQAKRHFTEAIVDGHVHFMLGDYASCAGEGESYICRVVEMFEDLESAPKICIKWFYRAKDTIIGKLSDLIDDKRIFISELQDDNPLDCLIDKLKIVRVPLNTDVTMKQNLLSDGNYYYDMLYLPSYSTYQKLPSDSKEHGNEYETTISSICNSNTAVIKDLQAHNCKSPEVTLLDLYAGCGAMSTGLCLGANIGNVNLVVRWAVDINAYACESLKFNHPETNVRNESAENFLQLLKEWEKLCHKFSLVRGSDSQLGRDPVSVEIDETHVEDDETDDDSELDEEVYEVEKILSIMYGDPKENGNPGLYFKIRWKSYGPESDTWEPADGLGDCQKKIKEFVKDGLSSKILPLPGDVDVICGGPPCQGVSGFNRFRNKDEPLEDEKNQQLVVYMDVVEHLKPKLVLMENVVDILKFSDGYLGRYALTRLISLNYQARIGLLAAGCYGLPQFRTRMFLWGARHDQKLPQYPLPTHNVVSRGACPVEFAKNAVINDDQTEAVLEKELYLWDAISDLPAVTNDEKNDEVPYEELPKTEFQKFIRLKKEDMPGYSRVDVDSSDHMLYDHLPYECNEDDYQRICRIPKEKGANFRNLEGVWVRDDNHVEWDPNIERVCLSSGKPLVPDYAMTYVKGKSSKPFRRLWWDETVPTVVTRPQPHNQAIIHPEQDRVLSIRENARLQGFPDHYKLVGPVKERYVQVGNAVAVPVARALGYALAMSWKGTADEKAVFQLPKKFPNLERVASPITEQNH, via the exons AAGACAGTGGCTGCTGTTAGTGTGGAAGCCTCCAAAGG GACTGAGCCTCCAAAAGAGTTTATTCAAGCAAAACGACACTTCACCGAAGCAATTGTTGATGGCCATGTACATTTTATGTTAGGAGACTATGCTTCCTGT gctGGTGAGGGTGAAAGTTACATATGCCGAGTGGTCGAAATGTTTGAAGATTTGGAGAGTGCACCTAAAATCTGTATAAAATGGTTTTACAGGGCCAAAGATACG ATTATAGGAAAGTTGTCCGACCTAATTGACGACAAGCGCATCTTTATTTCGGAACTTCAGGATGATAACCCTCTCGATTGCCTTATAGATAAACTCAAAATAGTACGGGTACCTTTAAAT ACGGATGTGACAATGAAACAGAATTTGCTTTCAGATGGCAACTACTATTATGACATGTTGTATCTGCCTTCATATTCGACTTACCAAAAGTTACCATCTG ATAGCAAGGAACATGGAAACGAATATGAAACAACCATATCATCTATCTGCAATTCCAATACAGCTGTTATCAAAGACTTACAAGCTCATAATTGCAAAAGTCCAGAGGTGACATTGCTAGACTTATATGCAGGTTGTGGTGCAATGTCCACCGGGCTTTGTTTGGGTGCAAATATAGGCAATGTTAATCTTGTTGTG AGATGGGCTGTCGATATAAATGCATATGCTTGTGAAAGTTTGAAGTTCAATCATCCAGAAACAAAT GTTCGTAATGAATCTGCAGAAAATTTTCTGCAGTTGTTAAAGGAGTGGGAGAAACTTTGCCACAAGTTTTCTTTAGTTAGGGGTAGTGATTCACAGCTCGGTAGGGATCCCGTGAGTGTTGAAATAGATGAGACACATGTAGAAGACGATGAGACTGATGATGACAGTGAGctcgatgaagaagtctatgaagttgagaaaatctTGTCTATCATGTATGGTGATCCAAAGGAAAACGGCAACCCTGGGTTATATTTTAag ATCCGTTGGAAAAGTTATGGACCTGAAAGTGACACGTGGGAGCCTGCAGATGGTTTGGG AGACTGTCAGAAGAAGATAAAGGAGTTTGTAAAAGATGGTTTGAGTTCAAAGATTTTGCCTTTACCT GGGGATGTGGATGTGATCTGTGGTGGGCCCCCGTGTCAGGGGGTAAGTGGATTTAATCGATTCCGAAACAAAGACGAACCACTAGAGGATGAAAAAAACCAACAGCTTGTGGTCTACATGGACGTTGTTGAGCATCTAAAACCAAAATTGGTATTAATGGAGAATGTTGTAGACATACTTAAGTTTTCCGATGGCTATCTGGGAAGATATGCCCTTACACGTCTTATATCTCTAAATTATCAAGCTCGAATTGGATTGCTAGCAGCTGGCTGTTATGGGCTTCCCCAGTTTCGAACAAGGATGTTTTTGTGGGGTGCCAGACATGATCAG AAGCTACCACAGTATCCATTACCAACACATAACGTGGTTTCAAGGGGAGCATGCCCTGTGGAATTTGCG AAAAATGCTGTAATTAATGATGATCAAACTGAAGCTGTTCTGGAGAAGGAACTTTACCTTTGGGATGCAATCTCTGATCTTCCAGCG GTGACTAATGATGAGAAAAATGATGAGGTTCCCTATGAAGAGTTGCCTAAAACGGagtttcaaaagtttataaggCTTAAAAAGGAAG ATATGCCTGGATATTCAAGGGTAGATGTGGACTCTTCAGATCATATGTTGTATGACCACCTTCCATATGAATGTAACGAGGATGATTACCAGCGTATTTGCCGGATTCCTAAGGAAAAG GGTGCAAATTTTAGGAACTTGGAGGGTGTTTGGGTCCGAGATGACAACCATGTCGAATGGGATCCCAACATAGAAAGAGTGTGTTTATCTTCAGGAAAGCCACTG GTTCCGGATTATGCCATGACATACGTCAAGGGAAAATCGTCCAA ACCATTCCGCCGTCTATGGTGGGATGAAACTGTTCCTACAGTTGTTACCAGGCCTCAGCCCCACAACCAG GCTATTATTCACCCCGAGCAAGACCGTGTATTATCAATTCGTGAAAATGCGAGGCTACAAGGTTTTCCAGACCATTATAAACTCGTTGGCCCAGTTAAAGAAAG ATACGTCCAAGTGGGAAATGCGGTGGCAGTTCCAGTTGCCCGAGCATTAGGCTATGCACTAGCCATGTCATGGAAAGGCACTGCCGATGAGAAGGCAGTGTTTCAATTGCCAAAGAAGTTTCCGAATCTAGAGAGAGTTGCATCCCCTATTACCGAACAGAATCATTAA
- the LOC122607142 gene encoding protein ALP1-like gives MASGILDNSSDSPDESNDSSMEFFVNALHFLEDTTTSSAPQTRRYMDRHREIGLDTLLNDWFVQQPKYEDDYFRKKFRMDKTMFLDIVRDIEANFPYFQERYDARGRKSFTAIQKCTSVVRQLATGNAPDEYDEYLCMAARTARETLDYFCDAIIRLYSREYLRRPASHDVARIFEAHELRHHMPGMLGSIDCTHVEWSACPRRLRGQYTRGDHNGPTIMLEITASHDLWIWHAFFGVPGSNNDINVLNQSDLYVTARNGTAPDSSFHVNGRDYKRGYYLSDGIYNKWSTLVKAYPYPTDPKEKRFKKLQEAARKDVERAFGVLKGKWKILQRPLRPLTKDKIGKYVHTCIILHNMIIKRDGRAISPVHIMDPPVQPVFDESVYAELIDEEVHHRLRYDLTEHVWVQDLAYLDD, from the coding sequence ATGGCTTCCGGTATTTTGGATAATTCGAGCGACTCTCCCGACGAGTCAAACGATAGCTCTATGGAATTCTTTGTTAACGCGTTACACTTTCTTGAAGATACGACAACTTCTAGTGCTCCTCAAACTCGACGGTATATGGACCGGCATCGGGAAATTGGTCTTGATACTCTTTTGAACGATTggttcgttcaacaaccaaaatACGAAGACGATTACTTTCGAAAGAAGTTTCGAATGGACAAGACCATGTTTTTAGATATCGTGCGCGACATTGAAGCAAACTTCCCGTATTTCCAAGAACGTTACGATGCAAGAGGAAGAAAAAGTTTTACGGCGATACAAAAATGCACATCCGTCGTTAGGCAACTCGCGACGGGTAACGCACCAGACGAGTATGACGAGTATTTGTGCATGGCAGCCAGAACCGCACGAGAGACCCTTGATTATTTTTGTGACGCCATCATTCGGTTGTATAGCCGAGAGTACTTACGCAGGCCGGCGTCACACGACGTTGCACGCATCTTCGAGGCCCACGAGCTTCGTCATCATATGCCTgggatgcttggtagcatcgatTGCACACATGTCGAGTGGTCAGCATGTCCTAGACGTTTGAGAGGGCAATACACGAGGGGTGACCACAACGGTCCAACTATTATGCTTGAAATCACCGCGTCAcatgatttgtggatttggcatgcttttttCGGTGTCCCGGggtcgaacaacgacatcaacgtgttGAACCAATCCGATTTGTATGTCACAGCGCGTAACGGAACGGCTCCGGATTCTTCATTCCACGTGAATGGGCGAGATTATAAACGTGGCTACTATCTTAGTGATGGGATCTACAACAAGTGGTCAACACTTGTTAAAGCATACCCGTATCCAACCGACCCTaaggaaaaaagattcaagaaattgCAAGAGGCGGCCAGAAAAGATGTCGAGCGAGCTTTTGGTGTCCTCAAAGGTAAATGGAAAATTCTTCAACGACCTCTTCGACCTCTAACGAAAGACAAAATTGGAAAGTATGTTCATACATGTATTATcttacacaacatgatcattaaGAGGGACGGGAGGGCAATCTCACCGGTCCATATAATGGACCCGCCAGTGCAACCGGTGTTCGATGAAAGTGTGTATGCGGAGTTGATTGACGAAGAAGTTCACCATCGCCTTCGATATGATCTTACGGAGCACGTATGGGTTCAAGATTTGGCGTATCTcgatgattag
- the LOC122607589 gene encoding protein phosphatase 2C 16-like has protein sequence MEGMLTNSISENTSLGSHTAGRVKLLTETASLLSNKVDMGSVGDDVIISQENNDVDEIMSIGDEPIDADLVGLPLPIVVAVKEIENDEVVAKVTHLGEETTLSSSVIAVVDKNLSKGIKSVFELKYIPLWGFHSICGKRPEMEDAISAVPCFMEVPIKMFVGDHVNDRASSNLTNLTTHFFGVYDGHGGSQVADYCRDRVHLALEEELNMFAPETSNETLQVQWEKVFTNCFQKVDDEVGGRIARIAPEGNGHTSEPVAPETVGTTAVVAVIGSSHIIIANCGDSRAVLYRGKEVVVLSNDHKPNREDEHARIEAAGGKVIQWNGHRVFGVLAMSRSIGDGYLKPWIIPVPEVTFTARAREDECLVLASDGLWDVMSNEEVCEVARKRILIWHKKYGGDVADRGIGNGVDLAAQAAADYLAMLALQKGSKDNISVIVVDLKTQRKFKTKS, from the exons ATGGAAGGTATGTTAACGAATTCTATATCAGAGAATACTTCACTTGGGAGTCATACGGCGGGTCGTGTGAAGCTACTAACTGAAACTGCTAGCTTGTTAAGTAACAAAGTGGATATGGGATCCGTAGGTGACGATGTTATTATCAGTCAAGAAAATAACGATGTTGATGAAATTATGTCGATTGGGGATGAACCCATTGATGCGGATTTAGTAGGTTTGCCTTTGCCTATTGTTGTTGCAGTTAAGGAGATAGAGAATGATGAAGTTGTTGCAAAGGTGACCCATTTAGGGGAAGAAACGACTTTAAGTTCATCTGTAATTGCGGTAGTTGATAAAAATCTTAGTAAAGGTATAAAGAGTGTATTTGAGCTGAAGTACATACCGCTTTGGGGTTTCCACTCTATATGTGGTAAAAGGCCAGAAATGGAAGATGCTATTTCAGCGGTTCCTTGCTTTATGGAAGTTCCAATTAAGATGTTTGTCGGGGATCATGTAAACGATAGGGCTAGCTCAAATTTGACAAATTTGACCACTCATTTCTTTGGTGTATATGACGGCCATGGAGGTTCTCAG GTTGCCGACTACTGTCGTGATCGTGTTCATCTTGCTTTAGAAGAGGAGCTGAACATGTTTGCGCCAGAAACCAGTAACGAAACGTTACAGGTTCAGTGGGAGAAAGTTTTTACAAATTGTTTTCAAAAGGTTGATGATGAAGTTGGAGGGAGAATTGCCAGAATAGCCCCTGAAGGAAACGGACATACTTCAGAACCTGTAGCCCCAGAAACGGTTGGTACAACTGCTGTGGTTGCAGTAATTGGTTCATCACATATCATAATTGCAAATTGTGGTGATTCAAGAGCAGTTCTATATCGTGGCAAAGAAGTAGTGGTTTTGTCAAATGATCATAAA CCAAATCGGGAAGATGAACATGCAAGAATCGAGGCGGCTGGTGGCAAGGTCATACAGTGGAATGGGCATCGTGTGTTCGGTGTTCTGGCAATGTCAAGATCTATTG GTGACGGGTATTTGAAACCTTGGATAATACCCGTACCGGAAGTCACATTTACAGCACGAGCTAGAGAAGACGAGTGTCTGGTTTTAGCTAGTGACGGGTTGTGGGATGTTATGTCTAATGAGGAGGTGTGTGAAGTTGCTAGAAAACGGATTCTTATTTGGCATAAAAAGTATGGCGGAGATGTAGCCGATAGGGGCATTGGCAATGGAGTTGATCTTGCAGCCCAAGCGGCAGCTGATTATCTTGCAATGCTTGCTTTACAAAAAGGGAGTAAAGATAATATATCTGTGATTGTTGTAGATTTGAAAACTCAAAGAAAGTTCAAGACAAAATCTTGA
- the LOC122607890 gene encoding phospholipid:diacylglycerol acyltransferase 1-like has protein sequence MALIRRRKQPEDDAQNLSGSEEVEDKITKPQKRGRKKRRKNYTCLDNCCWLVGCICTTWWLLLFFYNTMPASFPQYVTEKITGPLPDPPGVKCVKEGLKPKHPVVFVPGIVTGGLELWEGHECAEDLFRKRLWGGTFGDVYKRPSCWLRHMSLDNETGVDPPGIRVRPVSGLVAADYFAPGYFVWAVLIANLARVGYEEKNMYMAAYDWRLSFQNTEVRDRTLSRIKHNIEMMVEINDGQKAVIIPHSMGVLYFMHFMKWVEAPAPMGGGGGSDWCAKHIKAVMNIGGPLLGAPKALAGLFSAEAKDVAFARGIAPGVLDSDVFHIQTLQHIMRMSRTWDSTMSMIPKGGDTIWGGLDWSPEEGYLPSNKTQQKLNISFCSQIDSHGKTCRDRNPNYGRLISFGRDVAELHSSEFERIDFRDALKGHNLANSTCRDVWTEYHEMGFGGIKAIAEYKTYTAGDLVDLLEFVAPKMMERGNAHFSHGLADNLDDPKYAHYKYWSNALETKLPDAPEMEIYSMYGVGIPTERAYVYKLTPQAECYIPFQIDNIAGDTDPHVCLKDGVYTVDGDETVPALSAGFMCAKGWRGKTRFNPSGIKTYLREYDHNPPLNFLEGRGTQSGAHVDILGNFQLIEDVIRVAAGAYGDDLGGDRVYTDIFKWSEKINIKL, from the exons ATGGCATTAATTCGTAGAAGGAAACAGCCTGAAGATGATGCACAAAATCTGTCCGGGTCAGAAGAGGTTGAAGATAAAATTACAAAGCCACAAAAAAGAGGGAGAAAGAAACGAAGAAAGAATTATACATGTTTAGATAATTGTTGTTGGTTAGTAGGATGTATATGCACAACATGGTGGTTATTGTTGTTTTTCTATAACACAATGCCAGCTTCTTTTCCACAATACGTAACGGAAAAGATAACCGGGCCATTGCCTGATCCTCCTGGGGTTAAATGTGTTAAAGAAGGGTTGAAACCGAAGCATCCGGTGGTATTTGTTCCCGGGATTGTGACTGGTGGTCTTGAGCTTTGGGAGGGTCATGAATGTGCTGAAGATTTGTTCCGAAAGAGGCTCTGGGGTGGTACTTTTGGTGACGTGTACAAGAG GCCGTCGTGTTGGCTACGACATATGTCCCTAGACAATGAAACCGGTGTGGATCCTCCCGGGATAAGGGTAAGGCCAGTCAGCGGGCTTGTAGCTGCTGACTATTTTGCCCCCGGCTATTTTGTTTGGGCTGTTTTAATCGCCAACTTGGCTCGTGTTGGTTATGAAGAAAAGAATATGTACATGGCTGCATATGACTGGCGACTCTCGTTTCAAAATACTGAG gtAAGAGACCGGACATTGAGTCGGATAAAGCACAACATAGAAATGATGGTTGAAATAAACGATGGTCAAAAGGCGGTTATCATTCCACACTCAATGGGCGTTCTCTATTTTATGCATTTCATGAAATGGGTGGAAGCGCCAGCTCCCATGGGTGGTGGAGGTGGATCAGATTGGTGTGCTAAACACATAAAGGCAGTGATGAACATCGGTGGACCACTTTTAGGGGCACCAAAGGCTTTAGCCGGCCTTTTCTCTGCAGAAGCCAAAGATGTCGCGTTTGCCAG GGGCATAGCACCTGGTGTGTTAGACTCTGATGTATTTCACATTCAAACACTTCAACACATCATGAGAATGAGCCGCACTTGGGACTCAACCATGTCCATGATACCAAAAGGGGGTGATACCATCTGGGGTGGACTCGACTGGTCACCCGAGGAAGGATATCTTCCTAGTAACAAAACGCAACAAAAGCTCAATATTTCATTTTGCAGCCAAATTGACTCACATGGTAAAACATGTAGAGATAGAAATCCAAATTATGGAAGACTTATATCATTTGGAAGAGATGTGGCAGAGCTACATTCATCAGAATTCGAACGAATAGACTTTAGA GACGCTCTTAAGGGTCATAATCTTGCCAATAGTACATGTCGTGATGTGTGGACAGAGTACCACGAAATGGGTTTTGGTGGTATCAAGGCAATAGCTGAGTATAAGACATATACGGCGGGAGACCTTGTGGATTTGCTTGAGTTTGTTGCCCCTAAGATGATGGAACGAGGCAATGCTCACTTTTCACATGGCTTAGCTGATAATCTTGACGACCCAAAATACGCACATTACAAATATTGGTCCAACGCTTTAGAGACAAA GTTGCCAGACGCGCCGGAAATGGAGATATATTCCATGTATGGCGTAGGCATCCCAACAGAACGAGCATACGTCTATAAGCTCACTCCACAAGCCGAATGCTATATTCCTTTCCAAATTGACAACATAGCCGGGGACACAGACCCTCATGTTTGTCTAAAAGACGGAGTGTACACAGTAGATGGTGATGAAACTGTACCTGCATTGAGTGCAGGGTTCATGTGCGCGAAAGGATGGCGTGGTAAAACAAGATTTAATCCCTCGGGGATTAAAACGTACCTTAGGGAGTACGATCACAACCCGCCCTTGAATTTTCTCGAGGGTCGGGGGACCCAAAGCGGGGCCCATGTCGATATATTGGGTAACTTTCAATTAATTGAAGATGTAATTAGAGTTGCAGCTGGTGCTTATGGTGATGATTTGGGTGGTGATAGAGTTTATACAGATATTTTCAAATGGTCTGAAAAAATTAACATTAAATTGTGA
- the LOC122607746 gene encoding nuclear transcription factor Y subunit A-3-like: protein MHELLKKNCDPSVVGYMSQWTGSESFLDQSVLSYNLSLKMGSSTPLQRDTKQLSLQFPFQDQDSSSTQSTCQSYPEVASAGDSYQYGENRFSMQSVHGTHEDSSVGSPLLMGTRDIAITSQAVRSRQPCACIPLLYPDPYCHGLLSPYGSQTMLSHLQGISMTCTRVPLPLDYAHDEPVYVNVKQYNAILRRRQYRAKLEAQNKLSKPRKPYLHESRHVHAVKRARGPGGRFLNLKKLQETQPDGLINKQDDLCHQNKDLGGGGATCSDISSVSNGDNFFHQQEHRFSIYNSHVDGPTQVGRTENGGMLGGTHQMFL from the exons ATGCACGAATTGCTTAAGAAGAATTGTGATCCGAGTGTTGTTGGGTATATGTCTCAGTGGACGGGTTCTGAATCGTTTTTAGACCAGTCAGTGTTGTCATATAACTTAAGTTTAAAGATGGGATCTTCAACGCCACTTCAACGGGACACTAAGCAGTTAAGTCTTCAATTTCCATTTCAAGATCAAGATTCATCATCAACTCAATCCACATGTCAATCTTACCCTGAAGTAGCTAGTGCTGGAGATAGCTACCAGTATGGGGAAAACAGGTTTTCGATGCAGTCAG TTCACGGGACACATGAAGATAGTAGCGTCGGGTCACCTTTGCTAATGGGCACTCGGGATATAGCTATTACTTCTCAAGCTGTTCGTAGTAGGCAGCCATGT GCTTGCATTCCACTTCTATATCCTGATCCATACTGTCACGGGTTGCTTTCACCTTATGGCTCACAAACTATG CTTTCTCATCTCCAAGGAATAAGCATGACATGTACTCGAGTGCCATTGCCTCTTGATTATGCACACGATGAACCAGTATATGTCAATGTGAAACAGTACAATGCAATTCTTCGTAGGAGACAGTATCGGGCCAAACTTGAGGCACAAAACAAGCTTTCAAAACCACGAAAG CCGTATCTCCATGAATCCAGGCATGTTCATGCAGTCAAAAGGGCTAGAGGACCTGGTGGTCGTTTTCTGAACTTGAAAAAACTTCAGGAAACCCAACCTGATGGCTTGATCAATAAACAAGATGATCTATGTCATCAAAATAAGGATCTTGGTGGTGGCGGTGCTACATGCTCAGATATTTCAAGTGTCTCCAATGGCGATAACTTCTTTCACCAGCAAGAACACAGGTTCTCTATCTACAATTCGCATGTGGATGGGCCCACACAAGTAGGCAGGACTGAAAATGGTGGTATGCTAGGTGGGACCCACCAAATGTTTCTCTGA